Proteins encoded by one window of Spirochaetota bacterium:
- a CDS encoding DUF4899 domain-containing protein produces MAEDRTQGEFLEGGNYLIIKGRFKSQSLNLYGVFFVVFDTEGAIGNQNIIVSTFSNVFELEPHVGWERYEENIMELKWKGNFNSSMSSSLMDLLKAVLAQPNLNSQLYESALNYDYDRVEIFISDILYRIVHDKNLILEIGIQEATEEEFKTVREKRQKTAETPAAQAAKKGYNLEDGSVILPLQPILAPVKGKPLYELKIGDRIMAKIVANSEREKYFIDILNLRVEDHVRPVPCEVIDIKANSKSDPIEILSLIAPGIYGKIIEDERQVKLRMYDPGVDGPISKKSISAGYPFKEQDKTAKVEMGMSQMTYVIMGLFALLLVIFIILIYLSF; encoded by the coding sequence ATGGCTGAAGACAGAACCCAGGGCGAATTCCTCGAAGGCGGCAATTACCTCATAATAAAAGGCCGATTCAAGTCGCAGTCACTCAACCTCTACGGCGTCTTCTTCGTGGTTTTCGACACCGAGGGCGCCATCGGAAACCAGAACATAATAGTGTCGACCTTTTCCAACGTCTTCGAGCTCGAGCCCCATGTCGGATGGGAGCGTTATGAGGAAAACATAATGGAGCTCAAGTGGAAGGGAAACTTCAACTCAAGCATGAGTTCGTCTCTCATGGACCTGCTCAAGGCGGTCTTGGCTCAGCCCAACCTCAATTCCCAGCTGTACGAATCGGCCCTCAATTATGATTACGACCGGGTTGAGATATTCATTTCGGACATTCTCTATCGCATCGTACACGACAAAAACCTTATTCTTGAAATAGGCATACAGGAAGCCACCGAAGAGGAGTTCAAAACCGTCCGCGAGAAACGGCAAAAAACCGCCGAAACTCCGGCGGCCCAGGCGGCCAAAAAGGGCTACAACCTGGAGGACGGTTCGGTAATACTCCCCCTTCAGCCCATCCTCGCGCCGGTTAAAGGAAAACCGCTGTACGAGCTTAAAATCGGCGATCGGATTATGGCCAAAATAGTGGCGAATTCCGAGCGCGAAAAATACTTCATCGACATTCTCAACCTGAGGGTAGAGGACCATGTACGGCCGGTTCCCTGCGAGGTTATCGACATAAAGGCAAACAGTAAAAGCGATCCCATCGAAATCCTTTCCCTGATAGCCCCGGGGATTTACGGTAAAATAATCGAGGATGAGCGTCAGGTCAAACTCCGCATGTATGACCCCGGGGTCGACGGCCCCATCAGCAAAAAATCCATATCGGCCGGATATCCATTCAAGGAACAGGACAAAACCGCGAAGGTCGAGATGGGAATGTCCCAGATGACGTACGTCATCATGGGCCTTTTCGCCCTCCTGCTCGTAATTTTCATCATCCTTATCTATCTCAGCTTCTAG
- a CDS encoding glutamine synthetase family protein has protein sequence MDKDKEYILKLASESRVKFIRFWFTDILGFLKSFAITIDELEDALIEGVRFDGSTLQGFSRRDESEMIALPDTSTFQVLPWRPKEDSVARMFCDIYKNDMTPYEGDSRYILKNILRKASDDGYSFYTGPEIEFFFFKNSAAPEILDRGGYYDLTPLDVATDYRRQTVLMLEKMGIGVISSHHEGAYSQHEIDLRHEDALTMADSIMTFRLIAKEIGQSNGIYASFMPKPMAGQNGSGMHVHQSLFRDEENIFFDANEESFLSKEGRHYIAGLLKHSRDFFAITNQWINSYKRLLHGFEAPTHISWSTRCDTSLIRVPECKPDKPRTMRVELRNPDPACNPYLVFAVILASGLKGIKERYELPPPLDSTQNVSCRADFQKMGLEPLPTQLGEALIYLDKSELMRETLGARLVDNFIENKMLELDRFNSHITDYEINEYLPIL, from the coding sequence ATGGACAAAGACAAAGAATATATACTGAAGCTCGCGAGCGAAAGCCGGGTTAAATTCATCAGGTTCTGGTTTACCGATATTCTGGGCTTTCTCAAGAGTTTTGCGATAACGATCGACGAGCTCGAAGACGCCCTCATCGAAGGGGTGCGCTTCGACGGCTCCACTCTTCAGGGCTTTAGCCGCAGGGACGAATCGGAAATGATCGCCCTTCCTGACACCTCGACCTTCCAGGTTCTACCGTGGCGCCCGAAGGAGGACTCGGTCGCCCGCATGTTCTGCGATATATATAAAAACGACATGACCCCCTACGAGGGAGATTCACGCTACATACTCAAGAATATCCTCCGTAAAGCCTCGGACGACGGCTACTCCTTCTATACAGGGCCGGAGATTGAATTCTTCTTTTTCAAGAATTCCGCCGCGCCCGAGATTCTCGACCGCGGCGGCTACTACGATCTCACCCCGCTCGATGTCGCCACCGACTATCGGCGCCAGACCGTACTGATGCTCGAGAAAATGGGCATCGGCGTCATCTCTTCCCACCACGAGGGGGCGTACAGCCAGCACGAGATCGACCTCAGGCACGAGGACGCGCTCACCATGGCCGACAGCATCATGACCTTCAGGCTCATTGCCAAGGAGATCGGCCAGTCTAACGGAATCTACGCTTCGTTCATGCCCAAACCCATGGCCGGGCAGAACGGGTCGGGCATGCATGTCCACCAGTCGCTTTTTCGCGATGAAGAGAACATCTTTTTCGACGCAAACGAGGAGTCGTTTCTCTCGAAGGAGGGGCGGCACTATATCGCCGGATTACTGAAACACTCGAGGGATTTTTTCGCGATCACGAACCAGTGGATCAATTCATATAAGCGCCTGCTCCACGGCTTCGAGGCGCCGACGCATATCTCATGGAGCACGCGCTGCGACACCTCGCTCATACGCGTCCCCGAATGTAAACCCGACAAACCGCGCACCATGCGCGTGGAACTCCGGAACCCGGACCCGGCCTGTAATCCATATCTCGTATTCGCGGTCATCCTGGCAAGCGGCCTCAAGGGTATTAAAGAACGCTATGAGCTTCCTCCCCCGCTCGACTCGACGCAAAATGTTTCATGCAGGGCCGATTTCCAGAAGATGGGCCTCGAGCCCCTGCCCACCCAGCTCGGCGAGGCCCTGATCTATCTGGAT